A single genomic interval of Megalobrama amblycephala isolate DHTTF-2021 linkage group LG17, ASM1881202v1, whole genome shotgun sequence harbors:
- the LOC125251889 gene encoding uncharacterized protein LOC125251889 — translation MDFDDGLEPVIPAAVGRKRKASIENHQRGETKRARHSGEGKHPKINCGHRATASRPNVGMCHADKLSDEDVAFNFTKMYKNATKVDQDKILLRLSTISKCSRVRVSADVKKKAREVTVKYCLLSCAPPHHKIPVCKATFLSVLGVSKDRVSRVVKYFSQHGEARPECRGGTRNVDEKMENRQAVVQHVSSFMCKASHYARRGAPGRKYLPSDMSVTKMHRLFQEQNHRDISYSLYYNVFCTSFNLGFGHPAKDCCATCMSSRLRMKDPHLTEEERKAEIVSVMLHRRRARVFYTLLNAVEDTVTVCFDMMQNLSLPKSPIGQTYYSRQLYMYVFGVVVHHGERSLQALSDCHLYVWLENQNRKDSNMTASALDHCLRTSLAEDVQQAGHLRLFSDSCYGQNKNSTMVGMLSSLRSTIFKDVKMECFFPVRGHSFLPVDRVFGRIEQDIRKQDTILLPDKYTNILKKHGSVYVYGKDWESFDHKAAAKALIQSTRSYKISEARVLEIDGKGLGVRTTFSGPTYQHTLLKRGNNWGQYKADPLPMMTTVKAVKKKDIISLLKAIGAPANVEAFYNHALAVTSDVHRGEE, via the exons ATGGATTTCGATGACGGATTGGAGCCGGTCATTCCAGCTGCTGTTGGGAGAAAGAGGAAGGCATCTATAGAAAATCATCAAAGGGGGGAGACCAAACGGGCAAGGCATTCAGGGGAGGGAAAACATCCAAAGATTAATTGTGGTCATCGTGCGACTGCGAGTAGGCCTAATGTTGGTATGTGTCATGCCGACAAACTGTCAGATGAAGATGTAGCCTTCAACttcacaaaaatgtataaaaacgcTACAAAAGTGGACCAGGATAAAATACTCCTGCGTCTGTCAACAATAAGCAAATGCAGCAGGGTACGAGTCTCCGCTGATGTCAAGAAGAAAGCCAGGGAGGTTACAGTGAAATACTGCCTTTTGTCCTGCGCTCCTCCCCATCACAAGATACCTGTCTGCAAGGCTACATTTCTAAGTGTCCTTg GTGTTAGTAAAGACAGAGTCTCCAGAGTGGTGAAATACTTCAGTCAACATGGTGAAGCCAGACCAGAGTGCAGGGGTGGAACCAGAAATGTTGATGAGAAGATGGAGAACAGGCAGGCAGTAGTTCAGCATGTGTCCTCATTCATGTGCAAGGCCAGCCACTACGCTCGTCGTGGTGCACCTGGACGGAAGTACCTCCCAAGTGACATGTCAGTAACCAAAATGCACCGGCTGTTCCAGGAGCAGAACCACAGGGACATCAGCTACTCCCTGTATTACAATGTTTTCTGCACCTCATTCAACTTGGGATTTGGGCATCCAGCAAAGGACTGCTGTGCCACCTGTATGAGCTCGAGACTCCGTATGAAAGATCCTCACCTTACTGAGGAAGAGAGGAAGGCAGAGATCGTGTCTGTCATGCTCCACCGACGCAGAGCCCGGGTGTTCTACACATTGCTAAATGCAGTGgaggacacagttactgtctgCTTTGACATGATGCAGAACCTCTCTCTGCCCAAGTCTCCCATTGGCCAGACCTACTACTCTAGGCAGCTTTACATGTATGTGTTTGGTGTTGTGGTCCACCATGGAGAGAGGAGTCTGCAGGCACTGAGTGACTGTCATCTCTACGTGTGGCTTGAAAATCAAAATAGAAAAGACAGCAACATGACCGCCTCTGCCCTGGACCACTGCCTGAGAACCAGTTTAGCCGAAGATGTCCAACAGGCTGGCCATTTGAGGCTCTTCAGCGATTCCTGCTATGGACAGAACAAGAACAGTACAATGGTGGGAATGCTGTCCAGCCTACGAAGCACTATCTTTAAAGATGTGAAAATGGAGTGCTTCTTCCCTGTCCGTGGCCATAGTTTTCTCCCTGTTGACAGAGTTTTTGGAAGAATTGAGCAGGATATTCGTAAGCAGGACACCATCCTCCTGCCAGACAAATACACCAACATCCTGAAGAAGCATGGCTCTGTGTATGTGTACGGGAAGGACTGGGAGAGCTTTGACCACAAAGCTGCAGCCAAGGCTCTCATACAGTCCACGCGGTCTTACAAGATCAGCGAAGCCCGGGTGCTGGAGATCGATGGCAAAGGGTTGGGGGTGAGAACCACCTTCAGCGGTCCCACCTACCAGCACACTCTCCTGAAGAGAGGCAACAACTGGGGCCAGTATAAAGCAGATCCCCTGCCCATGATGACCACAGTGAAGGCTGTGAAGAAGAAGGACATCATCAGCCTGCTTAAAGCCATTGGTGCCCCAGCAAACGTCGAGGCCTTCTACAATCACGCTTTGGCTGTGACCAGTGATGTCCACAGGGGGGAAGAGTAG